The region GGCAGCCAACGCGCCGTAAATGTTCGGCTTAATGGCTGTAGTTAAGACATGCGTTGCTTTAGCATCTCGCAATAAATGATAAAGCTCTATGATTGTCCTGAGATCGCGACTTGGATTTAGGCCAGTGCGGTCCATAGAAAAGCTTTGATAGTCAACACCTATTTCGAGGAGTTGCATCCGTATTTCAGGATACTGACCAGGGGCCAATACTGTGACACGGCAACCTCCTGCTCTTATGGCCTTCAAGAGTGGAGCCCTAAAATTTATCAGCCAAGGAGCGTAGTGCGCTATCAAGACAACGTGAGGCCGACATGTAAACGGCGTCATACTCTAAAGTAGCCCCGGTACCATTCCACAAACCGTCCCACCCCGTCCTCGATACTCGTAGCCGGCTTAAATCCCACGTCTCGCACCAGATCGTCCACATTGGCGTAGGTAGCAGGAACGTCACCGTCCTGGAGAGGCAACATGTTCTTTTCGGCCTTTTTGCCCAGTTTTTCCTCAAGCACCTCAATCAGGTGTAGGAGCTGCACCGGATTATTGTTGCCGATGTTGTACAGGCGGTAGGGCGCGCTGCTGGTCCCTGGATCGGGCTGTGCACCATTCCACTGAGAGTTTTGCGTGGCGACCTGGTCGGTGACACGGACGACCCCCTCCACTATGTCATCGACATAGGTAAAATCGCGCTGCATCTGGCCATGATTGAAAACGTTGATCGGCTGGCCTTGCAAGATGGCGCGTGTAAACAGAAACATTGCCATATCTGGGCGGCCCCAGGGCCCATACACCGTGAAAAAACGCAGGCCGGTAGTGGGCAGGCCGTACAGATGACTGTAGGTGTGCGCCATCAGTTCGTTGGCCTTTTTGGTGGCGGCATACAGACTGAGCGGGTGATCCACATTGTCATGGACACTGAACGGCATGCTGGTATTCATGCCATACACGCTGCTGCTACTGGCATAGGCGAGGTGTTGCACGCCGTGATGTCGGCAGCCTTCTAGAATGTTCATGAACCCGACGATGTTCGCGTCGATATAGGCATGCGGATTTTCAAGGCTATAGCGGACCCCCGCCTGCGCGGCAAGGTTCACGACACGCTCTGGTCGGTGCTCTCGGAAAAGCCGATCAACAGCGGAACGGTCTTCCAGATTGCCCTCAATCAGGGTGAAGCCTGGTTTGACTGTTAGGCGCGCGGCCCGGTCGCGTTTGAGCTGTGGATCGTAATAAGGGTTGAAGTTGTCAAAACCAATGACCTCGTCGCCCCTCTCTAGAAAGCGGTGGCTGAGGGTTGAACCTATAAATCCGGCGGCGCCGGTAACGAGGACTTTCATGCTCAGAGACTCCAATAGCGGCCCGGCAGGTCGCTTTCCGAGAGGGCAGATTTTACGTCGACCAGCAAGCCCGTTCCGTTCACCATTCCGGTGAGCCGGGAGCGCGACATGTTCAGATAAGCTTGGTGAGGCACAGCCAAAATTAGGCCGTCCAGCTCTTGAAAGGCCTCCAGGTCACTCAGGGACAGGTTGTACTCGTGCATGGCCTCTGCTTGCTCCGCGTGTGGATCATGAATCAATGGCTCAATCCCGAATTGACGCAGTTCTGCAATGATATCCGGCACACGACTGTTGCGGAGATCAGGAACGTTTTCCTTGAAGGTCAACCCCAGCACCCCGACCCGCGCACCTTTGACCGGTCGGTCGGCGGCAATGAGCAGCTTCACCAGTTTCTGCGCTACAAAAGCGCCCATGCCGTCATTCACGCGGCGACCAGCCAGAATGACCTGCGGGTAGT is a window of Deinococcus deserti VCD115 DNA encoding:
- a CDS encoding NAD-dependent epimerase; protein product: MKVLVTGAAGFIGSTLSHRFLERGDEVIGFDNFNPYYDPQLKRDRAARLTVKPGFTLIEGNLEDRSAVDRLFREHRPERVVNLAAQAGVRYSLENPHAYIDANIVGFMNILEGCRHHGVQHLAYASSSSVYGMNTSMPFSVHDNVDHPLSLYAATKKANELMAHTYSHLYGLPTTGLRFFTVYGPWGRPDMAMFLFTRAILQGQPINVFNHGQMQRDFTYVDDIVEGVVRVTDQVATQNSQWNGAQPDPGTSSAPYRLYNIGNNNPVQLLHLIEVLEEKLGKKAEKNMLPLQDGDVPATYANVDDLVRDVGFKPATSIEDGVGRFVEWYRGYFRV